A DNA window from Anaerocolumna sp. AGMB13020 contains the following coding sequences:
- the selD gene encoding selenide, water dikinase SelD: MKEENNKVRLTTMSTKAGCAAKFGPGNLAKVMAHMNLQERKDDPNLIVGFGTCDDAGVYKIAPDYALIQTVDFFTPIVDDPYTFGAIAATNALSDVYAMGGTPLTALNICCFSTGLEPEVYAEILQGGLDKVTEAGAVVLGGHTVTDNEIKFGVSVTGYVHPDKVLTNGGARPGDVLILTKPIGTGVISTAFKNNIIGEAEMTESITSMSTLNKAASEAAQKIGVNACTDVTGFGLSGHSYEVAAASNVNLRINLSELPVMTGVLELIEKDCIPGGGYNNRNHYEKWVEFEGDVSETKKALVFDPQTSGGLLISVPKEKAEALVEELTKRKTLRSQIIGEVLPKAEGDKYITYYEGKAE; the protein is encoded by the coding sequence ATGAAAGAAGAAAATAACAAAGTACGATTAACCACTATGTCCACCAAAGCGGGGTGTGCAGCAAAGTTCGGACCCGGCAATCTTGCGAAGGTCATGGCACACATGAACCTACAGGAAAGAAAAGATGACCCCAATCTCATTGTTGGTTTTGGTACCTGTGATGATGCGGGAGTATATAAGATTGCTCCCGATTACGCACTGATTCAGACAGTGGATTTCTTTACACCAATAGTAGACGATCCGTACACCTTTGGAGCAATAGCAGCAACCAATGCTTTAAGTGATGTTTATGCAATGGGAGGGACACCTTTAACAGCCTTAAATATCTGCTGCTTTTCCACTGGGCTGGAGCCGGAGGTATATGCAGAAATTCTTCAGGGAGGACTTGATAAAGTTACAGAAGCAGGTGCGGTAGTTCTTGGAGGTCATACAGTTACAGACAATGAAATTAAGTTCGGCGTTTCCGTAACCGGTTATGTACATCCGGATAAGGTGCTCACCAACGGCGGTGCCAGACCAGGGGATGTTCTTATCTTAACGAAACCTATCGGCACTGGTGTAATCAGTACTGCTTTTAAGAATAATATAATTGGAGAAGCAGAAATGACAGAATCGATAACCTCTATGAGTACGCTGAACAAAGCTGCATCTGAAGCAGCGCAGAAAATTGGTGTAAACGCCTGTACGGATGTAACCGGTTTTGGTTTATCCGGGCATTCCTATGAAGTGGCAGCCGCGAGCAATGTAAACCTCAGGATTAATCTCTCGGAGCTTCCGGTTATGACAGGCGTATTAGAATTGATAGAAAAGGATTGTATACCGGGTGGCGGATACAATAACAGAAATCACTATGAAAAGTGGGTGGAATTCGAAGGGGATGTCTCTGAAACGAAGAAAGCATTGGTATTTGATCCTCAGACTTCAGGTGGATTGTTGATTTCCGTACCAAAAGAGAAGGCGGAGGCCTTGGTAGAAGAACTTACCAAGCGGAAGACCCTGAGAAGCCAGATAATCGGTGAAGTCCTACCAAAAGCTGAGGGAGATAAATATATAACTTATTACGAAGGGAAAGCAGAATAA